The following are encoded together in the Zingiber officinale cultivar Zhangliang chromosome 8A, Zo_v1.1, whole genome shotgun sequence genome:
- the LOC122012481 gene encoding triosephosphate isomerase, chloroplastic-like isoform X3: MAAAASSSLASQFLGLRREAAPSTALFVQSAQSKLRLPSTRCPNGRVVAMAGTGKFFVGGNWKCRQEWLTSKTDNLNYLKNGTTDSVSRLVADLNDAKLENDVDVVVAPPYIYLDKVRQSLTNRIEISAQNSWVGKGGAFTGEISAEQLIDIGCKWVILGHSERRHIIGEDNQFIGKKAAYALSQNLKVIACIGEKLEERETGKTFDVCFQQMKAFAEWSLAMFTPLTTATRR; this comes from the exons ATGGCGGCGGCAGCGTCATCATCTCTGGCATCGCAGTTCTTAGGGCTTCGCCGCGAGGCAGCCCCTTCCACCGCCCTCTTTGTCCAGAGTGCCCAGTCCAAGCTCCGACTCCCCTCCACCCGCTGCCCTAACGGACGAGTCGTGGCCATGGCCGGCACCGGAAAG TTTTTCGTTGGGGGAAATTGGAAATGT CGTCAAGAATGGCTGACATCCAAGACAGACAACTTGAATTACTTGAAG AATGGGACAACAGATTCTGTTAGCAGACTTGTCGCTGATCTGAATGATGCCAAGTTGGAAAATGATGTAG ATGTTGTTGTAGCACCTCCATATATCTATCTTGACAAGGTCAGGCAATCATTGACTAATCGCATTGAAATATCTGCTCAGAATTCTTGGGTTGGGAAAGGTGGAGCATTCACTGGTGAAATCAG TGCAGAGCAATTGATAGATATCGGATGCAAGTGGGTTATTCTCGGTCATTCTGAGCGCAGGCATATTATTGGGGAGGACAACCAG TTTATTGGAAAGAAGGCAGCATATGCATTGAGTCAAAATCTTAAAGTGATTGCTTGTATAGGAGAAAAGCTAGAAGAGAGAGAGACTGGAAAGACATTTGATGTCTGTTTCCAGCAAATGAAAGCTTTTGCAG AATGGTCTTTGGCTATGTTTACCCCGCTTACGACTGCTACAAGACGGTAG
- the LOC122012481 gene encoding triosephosphate isomerase, chloroplastic-like isoform X5, with protein sequence MAAAASSSLASQFLGLRREAAPSTALFVQSAQSKLRLPSTRCPNGRVVAMAGTGKFFVGGNWKCRQEWLTSKTDNLNYLKNGTTDSVSRLVADLNDAKLENDVDVVVAPPYIYLDKVRQSLTNRIEISAQNSWVGKGGAFTGEISAEQLIDIGCKWVILGHSERRHIIGEDNQVALQGEKLEERETGKTFDVCFQQMKAFAEWSLAMFTPLTTATRR encoded by the exons ATGGCGGCGGCAGCGTCATCATCTCTGGCATCGCAGTTCTTAGGGCTTCGCCGCGAGGCAGCCCCTTCCACCGCCCTCTTTGTCCAGAGTGCCCAGTCCAAGCTCCGACTCCCCTCCACCCGCTGCCCTAACGGACGAGTCGTGGCCATGGCCGGCACCGGAAAG TTTTTCGTTGGGGGAAATTGGAAATGT CGTCAAGAATGGCTGACATCCAAGACAGACAACTTGAATTACTTGAAG AATGGGACAACAGATTCTGTTAGCAGACTTGTCGCTGATCTGAATGATGCCAAGTTGGAAAATGATGTAG ATGTTGTTGTAGCACCTCCATATATCTATCTTGACAAGGTCAGGCAATCATTGACTAATCGCATTGAAATATCTGCTCAGAATTCTTGGGTTGGGAAAGGTGGAGCATTCACTGGTGAAATCAG TGCAGAGCAATTGATAGATATCGGATGCAAGTGGGTTATTCTCGGTCATTCTGAGCGCAGGCATATTATTGGGGAGGACAACCAGGTAGCACTCCAAG GAGAAAAGCTAGAAGAGAGAGAGACTGGAAAGACATTTGATGTCTGTTTCCAGCAAATGAAAGCTTTTGCAG AATGGTCTTTGGCTATGTTTACCCCGCTTACGACTGCTACAAGACGGTAG
- the LOC122012481 gene encoding triosephosphate isomerase, chloroplastic-like isoform X4, with product MAAAASSSLASQFLGLRREAAPSTALFVQSAQSKLRLPSTRCPNGRVVAMAGTGKFFVGGNWKCNGTTDSVSRLVADLNDAKLENDVDVVVAPPYIYLDKVRQSLTNRIEISAQNSWVGKGGAFTGEISAEQLIDIGCKWVILGHSERRHIIGEDNQFIGKKAAYALSQNLKVIACIGEKLEERETGKTFDVCFQQMKAFAEWSLAMFTPLTTATRR from the exons ATGGCGGCGGCAGCGTCATCATCTCTGGCATCGCAGTTCTTAGGGCTTCGCCGCGAGGCAGCCCCTTCCACCGCCCTCTTTGTCCAGAGTGCCCAGTCCAAGCTCCGACTCCCCTCCACCCGCTGCCCTAACGGACGAGTCGTGGCCATGGCCGGCACCGGAAAG TTTTTCGTTGGGGGAAATTGGAAATGT AATGGGACAACAGATTCTGTTAGCAGACTTGTCGCTGATCTGAATGATGCCAAGTTGGAAAATGATGTAG ATGTTGTTGTAGCACCTCCATATATCTATCTTGACAAGGTCAGGCAATCATTGACTAATCGCATTGAAATATCTGCTCAGAATTCTTGGGTTGGGAAAGGTGGAGCATTCACTGGTGAAATCAG TGCAGAGCAATTGATAGATATCGGATGCAAGTGGGTTATTCTCGGTCATTCTGAGCGCAGGCATATTATTGGGGAGGACAACCAG TTTATTGGAAAGAAGGCAGCATATGCATTGAGTCAAAATCTTAAAGTGATTGCTTGTATAGGAGAAAAGCTAGAAGAGAGAGAGACTGGAAAGACATTTGATGTCTGTTTCCAGCAAATGAAAGCTTTTGCAG AATGGTCTTTGGCTATGTTTACCCCGCTTACGACTGCTACAAGACGGTAG
- the LOC122012478 gene encoding protein PSK SIMULATOR 1-like, whose protein sequence is MGCVCSRQIRKDTGAKKGELYDDRAVEVGFRGDRKSNYKLFDSGELRVLPVKTMAGKVPESSSILGRASIAGLEKAVEVLDTLGSSMSNLNPNSGFPYGMPSRGNKISILAFEVANTIAKGANLWRSLSDENINALKEEILQSDGVRRLISEDANELLCIAALDKREELDFFLREVVRFGDLCKDPTWHNLGRYFEKLSMDMTLVEQTKKEAEATMQNLINLAQNTSELYHELHALDRYEQDYRRKLQEELIPASKQDSFLNTELKHQKKLVRSLKKKSLWSRTLEEVVEKLVDIVAFFNKKIWESFEVPGSNLLDHKEVLNGSLGASGLALHYANIINQIDNIVSRPLSLPPTIRDSLYQGLPIRVKASLRARLQSSDAKEEFTVPQVKAEMQKILRWLTPISENTIRAHQGFGWVGEWANMCTEINKKQDMQGCIIRIQTLHYANKEKTEDYILELVVWLHHLVTQVKNRGFVLKSVDSVQSQPQTKASRETVPGLSQERNAKVDDLKFSEEERKLLEQVSQTNIQLRRSKSLDFKSNTAKRLWRRASLTMSCGNSPNKEFSAALDWRSEKLRCLDVIDGLDTLSALPIVQFYA, encoded by the exons ATGGGGTGCGTCTGTTCGAGACAGATCAGGAAGGATACAGGGGCGAAGAAGGGGGAACTGTATGACGATCGAGCTGTGGAGGTCGGTTTCCGTGGAGATCGAAAGAGCAACTACAAGCTTTTTGATTCCGGCGAGCTCCGGGTGCTGCCGGTCAAGACTATGGCGGGaaag GTACCAGAATCAAGTTCAATTCTGGGACGGGCTAGTATTGCTGGTCTTGAGAAAGCTGTAGAAGTCCTTGATACGCTTGGAAGCAGCATGTCAAACCTGAATCCTAACAGTGGCTTCCCATATGGAATGCCATCTCGAGGAAATAAAATATCAATCTTAGCATTTGAAGTTGCAAATACTATTGCTAAAGGCGCTAATTTGTGGAGAAGTCTTTCAGATGAAAACATCAATGCTTTGAAGGAAGAAATTTTGCAGTCAGATGGAGTGAGAAGACTTATCTCTGAAGATGCTAATGAATTGCTTTGTATTGCTGCTCTGGACAAAAG AGAAGAACTTGACTTTTTCTTGAGAGAAGTAGTTCGCTTTGGGGACCTCTGTAAAGATCCAACATGGCACAATCTCGGTCGCTATTTTGAAAA ATTGAGTATGGATATGACTCTCGTGGAACAGACAAAAAAGGAGGCAGAAGCAACAATGCAAAATTTGATAAATTTGGCTCAGAATACTTCT GAGCTTTATCATGAGCTGCATGCACTAGATAGATACGAACAAGATTACCGAAGGAAGCTTCAAGAGGAGTTGATTCCTGCATCTAAACAGG ATAGTTTTCTCAATACTGaactcaaacatcaaaaaaagCTAGTGAGGAGTTTGAAAAAGAAATCTCTTTGGTCCAGAACCTTAGAGGAG GTTGTGGAGAAACTTGTTGATATTGTGGCATTTTTTAATAAGAAGATTTGGGAATCGTTTGAAGTTCCTG GTAGCAACTTGCTCGACCATAAGGAAGTTCTGAATGGAAGCTTAGGTGCTTCTGGTCTTGCATTGCATTATGCTAACATCATTAATCAGATTGATAATATA GTATCTCGGCCACTTTCACTTCCACCAACTATAAGAGACAGCTTGTATCAGGGATTGCCAATCCGAGTGAAGGCAAGTCTTCGCGCTCGATTGCAGTCTTCTGATGCAAAAGAAGAG TTCACTGTTCCTCAAGTAAAAGCTGAAATGCAGAAGATTTTAAGGTGGCTCACTCCAATATCAGAAAACACGATTAG AGCACATCAAGGTTTTGGTTGGGTAGGAGAATGGGCAAATATGTG TACTGAGATTAACAAAAAGCAGGACATGCAAGGCTGCATTATCCGCATCCAAACTCTTCATTATGCAAATAAAGAGAAGACTGAGGATTATATATTAGAATTGGTTGTCTGGCTCCATCATCTAGTTACTCAGGTGAAAAACAGGGGATTTGTGTTGAAGTCTGTCGACTCAGTCCAAAGTCAACCACAGACAAAGGCGTCTCGAGAAACTGTTCCAGGACTATCTCAGGAGCGCAATGCTAAAGTTGATGATCTCAAATTttcagaagaagaaagaaaattgttgGAGCAAGTGAGCCAAACAAACATCCAGCTAAGGAGAAGCAAAAGTTTGGATTTCAAAAGCAACACAGCCAAGCGACTTTGGAGACGTGCGAGTCTAACCATGAGCTGTGGGAATTCTCCAAACAAGGAGTTCAGTGCAGCGTTAGACTGGCGGTCGGAAAAGTTGAGATGCTTGGATGTGATAGATGGGCTCGATACACTTAGTGCATTACCAATTGTTCAATTTTATGCTTAA
- the LOC122012481 gene encoding triosephosphate isomerase, chloroplastic-like isoform X7, protein MAAAASSSLASQFLGLRREAAPSTALFVQSAQSKLRLPSTRCPNGRVVAMAGTGKFFVGGNWKCRQEWLTSKTDNLNYLKNGTTDSVSRLVADLNDAKLENDVDVVVAPPYIYLDKVRQSLTNRIEISAQNSWVGKGGAFTGEISAEQLIDIGCKWVILGHSERRHIIGEDNQEKS, encoded by the exons ATGGCGGCGGCAGCGTCATCATCTCTGGCATCGCAGTTCTTAGGGCTTCGCCGCGAGGCAGCCCCTTCCACCGCCCTCTTTGTCCAGAGTGCCCAGTCCAAGCTCCGACTCCCCTCCACCCGCTGCCCTAACGGACGAGTCGTGGCCATGGCCGGCACCGGAAAG TTTTTCGTTGGGGGAAATTGGAAATGT CGTCAAGAATGGCTGACATCCAAGACAGACAACTTGAATTACTTGAAG AATGGGACAACAGATTCTGTTAGCAGACTTGTCGCTGATCTGAATGATGCCAAGTTGGAAAATGATGTAG ATGTTGTTGTAGCACCTCCATATATCTATCTTGACAAGGTCAGGCAATCATTGACTAATCGCATTGAAATATCTGCTCAGAATTCTTGGGTTGGGAAAGGTGGAGCATTCACTGGTGAAATCAG TGCAGAGCAATTGATAGATATCGGATGCAAGTGGGTTATTCTCGGTCATTCTGAGCGCAGGCATATTATTGGGGAGGACAACCAG GAGAAAAGCTAG
- the LOC122012481 gene encoding putative HVA22-like protein g isoform X2, which translates to MVFGYVYPAYDCYKTVELNRPEIEQLRFWCQYWILVAILSVIERIGDTFISWFPMYSEAKLAFYIYLWYPKTKGTTYIYQNFLQPFIAKHETEIDRTLLEFKTRAGDVMVQFWQKAAKYGQTRFSEILHYLASQSQSPRKHTVQLGLSQQGSMALPNPIKINVQEKSMEDLSTSRSTGVRSQAQRQTCQAAALGTNTHQPHAGGKAAAMEVVIASTPGNEVMANDVGKHTNGSRRVKKKTG; encoded by the exons ATGGTCTTTGGCTATGTTTACCCCGCTTACGACTGCTACAAGACGGTAGAACTCAATAGGCCAGAGATTGAGCAATTGCGATTCTGGTGTCAATACTG GATATTAGTTGCCATACTATCAGTGATAGAGAGAATTGGCGACACCTTTATTTCTTG GTTTCCAATGTACAGTGAAGCAAAACTagcattttatatatatttgtggTATCCTAAAACAAAG GGAACAACATACATCTATCAAAACTTCCTTCAACCCTTTATTGCAAAGCATGAAACTGAGATTGATCGTACTTTGCTGGAGTTTAAAACAAGGGCCGGGGATGTAATGGTACAGTTTTGGCAGAAGGCGGCAAAGTATGGCCAGACAAGGTTCTCTGAAATCCTGCATTACCTGGCTTCACAGTCACAATCACCACGAAAACATACTGTTCAG CTTGGACTTTCTCAACAAGGATCAATGGCGCTGCCAAACCCTATCAAAATCAAtgtgcaagagaagtccatggAAGATCTGTCTACATCACGGTCCACTGGTGTTCGTTCTCAAGCCCAGCGACAAACTTGTCAAGCAGCAGCTTTGGGAACCAACACCCATCAGCCACATGCTGGAGGCAAAGCAGCAGCGATGGAGGTTGTCATAGCTTCTACTCCAGGTAATGAAGTAATGGCAAATGATGTGGGGAAACATACTAATGGCTCGCGTAGAGTTAAGAAAAAAACAGGATAA
- the LOC122012481 gene encoding putative HVA22-like protein g isoform X1 has translation MCAFFTRALLMVFGYVYPAYDCYKTVELNRPEIEQLRFWCQYWILVAILSVIERIGDTFISWFPMYSEAKLAFYIYLWYPKTKGTTYIYQNFLQPFIAKHETEIDRTLLEFKTRAGDVMVQFWQKAAKYGQTRFSEILHYLASQSQSPRKHTVQLGLSQQGSMALPNPIKINVQEKSMEDLSTSRSTGVRSQAQRQTCQAAALGTNTHQPHAGGKAAAMEVVIASTPGNEVMANDVGKHTNGSRRVKKKTG, from the exons ATGTGCGCTTTTTTTACCCGAGCATTGCT AATGGTCTTTGGCTATGTTTACCCCGCTTACGACTGCTACAAGACGGTAGAACTCAATAGGCCAGAGATTGAGCAATTGCGATTCTGGTGTCAATACTG GATATTAGTTGCCATACTATCAGTGATAGAGAGAATTGGCGACACCTTTATTTCTTG GTTTCCAATGTACAGTGAAGCAAAACTagcattttatatatatttgtggTATCCTAAAACAAAG GGAACAACATACATCTATCAAAACTTCCTTCAACCCTTTATTGCAAAGCATGAAACTGAGATTGATCGTACTTTGCTGGAGTTTAAAACAAGGGCCGGGGATGTAATGGTACAGTTTTGGCAGAAGGCGGCAAAGTATGGCCAGACAAGGTTCTCTGAAATCCTGCATTACCTGGCTTCACAGTCACAATCACCACGAAAACATACTGTTCAG CTTGGACTTTCTCAACAAGGATCAATGGCGCTGCCAAACCCTATCAAAATCAAtgtgcaagagaagtccatggAAGATCTGTCTACATCACGGTCCACTGGTGTTCGTTCTCAAGCCCAGCGACAAACTTGTCAAGCAGCAGCTTTGGGAACCAACACCCATCAGCCACATGCTGGAGGCAAAGCAGCAGCGATGGAGGTTGTCATAGCTTCTACTCCAGGTAATGAAGTAATGGCAAATGATGTGGGGAAACATACTAATGGCTCGCGTAGAGTTAAGAAAAAAACAGGATAA
- the LOC122012481 gene encoding triosephosphate isomerase, chloroplastic-like isoform X6, protein MAAAASSSLASQFLGLRREAAPSTALFVQSAQSKLRLPSTRCPNGRVVAMAGTGKFFVGGNWKCRQEWLTSKTDNLNYLKNGTTDSVSRLVADLNDAKLENDVDVVVAPPYIYLDKVRQSLTNRIEISAQNSWVGKGGAFTGEISAEQLIDIGCKWVILGHSERRHIIGEDNQVALQVYWKEGSICIESKS, encoded by the exons ATGGCGGCGGCAGCGTCATCATCTCTGGCATCGCAGTTCTTAGGGCTTCGCCGCGAGGCAGCCCCTTCCACCGCCCTCTTTGTCCAGAGTGCCCAGTCCAAGCTCCGACTCCCCTCCACCCGCTGCCCTAACGGACGAGTCGTGGCCATGGCCGGCACCGGAAAG TTTTTCGTTGGGGGAAATTGGAAATGT CGTCAAGAATGGCTGACATCCAAGACAGACAACTTGAATTACTTGAAG AATGGGACAACAGATTCTGTTAGCAGACTTGTCGCTGATCTGAATGATGCCAAGTTGGAAAATGATGTAG ATGTTGTTGTAGCACCTCCATATATCTATCTTGACAAGGTCAGGCAATCATTGACTAATCGCATTGAAATATCTGCTCAGAATTCTTGGGTTGGGAAAGGTGGAGCATTCACTGGTGAAATCAG TGCAGAGCAATTGATAGATATCGGATGCAAGTGGGTTATTCTCGGTCATTCTGAGCGCAGGCATATTATTGGGGAGGACAACCAGGTAGCACTCCAAG TTTATTGGAAAGAAGGCAGCATATGCATTGAGTCAAAATCTTAA